The following is a genomic window from Neoarius graeffei isolate fNeoGra1 chromosome 16, fNeoGra1.pri, whole genome shotgun sequence.
tgctatcaaaccaaataaatgaaacccgctagaagggaatagaacatgtttttattccatcgaaaaagtgtcctgtatgtataataattcctgatatttcactccgatgatgtcactcccagtgttttcccgctgacttgacgtgcgtggtcaaaatggtgaaccggttcaaaattacaattcttttgattaactcgtgtattttatttttgtgtgtggatgtgtccatataatataaagaacattacatggtggtgcgaagatatgaagtttatcttctcatgttgaaaactatagcactcgttcacttcactcactcgtgatatatacattcaccactcgaaagtaaacttcatatctttgtgcaaccatgtaatatcctcgcaTCGTGTTCTGAATCTACAGTTTAATGTTGTCTATCTGGTTTATAACAATAATAGGCAGAAGTGGACAGTAACGacatacatttacttgagtactgtacttaagtacactttttgagtatctgtacttcacttgagtattatttttttggaaacttatgactttaacttcactacatttgaaaggcaaatattgtacttttcactccactacatttctgttaaggtcctcattactcgttactatgacgcagctttgaaagtggatgttttttcttttctaaaacgtgatgttttttttcgcaggtgacactgagacagccgatcagtaatcactagggtcacgtcacgtccatagactggataaaatcaagttcagtgatttctcagcagcgttatttaacacgatcagttgatggcagaatggaaggaggctgtTCTTCTGGagcatgcacgcacccatggcctcgaacccatgtttcagttttctgaaaggattaaagatttgtctcattttaaacgtttgttttgtttgcctaaaacgaaccacatcacggcctacaaaaactctccgtccaacctgcggaagcatattaaaGCATGtagacgttttattccaagagaaagcttgcaatgaagttgtctgtgcttttagagctagcgataatgttgcaataactatgcagtctggttagtcaaatgactttctatagatttgcccaccaagttgccgtagccttgtccatggctaacgtttacacatagctagttaacttggacactgttagttagcatgtaaaaacggagttatgctaacatgaataacgttaacttatctgaagtcctttcagaaataaacTTTAGCATAatgttgccaaataaacagaatgtagaaatctttcttttctagtagcgttagctacccaatatgatttcgagtttgaaaagagtttgctagtgtgtcaggtggagcttcactgactagctagcttaacgttaaaccaccatgatggcacagcatgcattcattttgtgaattcacatttctgtctttggtaacagcattaggttttgtaagcattgtggcaataatacaacaatgcgttgacagaaaatgaacttttaatacttaagtatgttcgagccccggggccgacgagggcctttctgtgcggagtttgcatgttctccccgtgtccgcgtaggtttcctccgggtgctccggtttcccccacagtccaaagacatgcaggttaggttaactggtgactctaaattgaccgtaggtgtgaatgtgagtgtgactttaacttaagtaaaaatttgactggacaactttcatttggggtggcacggtggtgtagtggttagcgctgtcgcctcacagcaagaaggtccgggttcgagccccgtggccgacgagggcctttctgtgcgaagtttgcatgttctccccgtgtccgcgtgggtttcctccgggtgctccggtttcccccacagtccaaaggttaggttaactggtgactctaaattgaccgtaggtgtgaatgtgagtgtgaatggttgtctgtgtctatgtgtcagccctgtgatgacctggcgacttgtccagggtgtaccccgcctttcgcccgtagtcagctgggataggctccagcttgcctgcgaccttgtagaacaggataaagcggctacagataatgagatgaactttcacttgtattagagtaacatttgaccagtgggatctgtactttgacttcagtaataaaGTTGGgtgctttgtccacctctgataataggctaatgaatgaatgaatagacaTCTATTCTGTGATCATAAAAGtgtctgtggaaatgtttttacaGTAAAGGAGATTCTCTGAGCGGAGGAAAAAAAGTAGTTATAGatcaagagaaagaaagaaagaaagagagtattTACGACTATGTGTGCACCTAGGCTCTTGTGTACTGGgcattctgcgcatgcgcatgaGCAGCGCCAGCACAGAGCACGTGTGAGCCGTATTTACGGTAATTCCGCTCAACACATGAAGGCAGCTGCAGCTCCTCAGGCTGCTGATTGGCTTTGTATGACGTCGTATGAGGAAGGAAACAGCTCAACCAGCTACAGTCAACTTCCTAACAGGTTAGAAAGCGGAGCAGGTAATTAATGCATCAGTTATTTTGCTATGAGGTTAAGAATAGATCATGCTGTTATGGTTAGTTGCATTATCTTATATAGTATGCTACCACGTGCAAATGTTACTGGCTTTATTTTGTGCTTTCTCTTAGGTGCATCTTGTCCAGGTTTCTTATCAGATCCTATTATAGCACTCAGGTTAATTCATGCAGTGTCCTGGAGTGGAGAATTCCTCTCCTCTCTTCTATATTATAGTGTTTCACCTGATTAGTTAAATCATCTCATTATCAGTCCTTCCTGAATTGAAGTGGGTGTGTCAGAGCAGAAAACACTAGTGTTCAGGACAGGACCAGGCTTGGGAACCTGTGCACTATATATAAATGCATTAAATATGATGTATGCCTTCTTTCCCCCCTAAAATCAGAGCTATGTTTAGTCTTCTAATGACTTGAACTTAGACTCcgaaccagagcattttttaacatagttactgggagaccaaatggcttCCCAGTGGCCAgacttggtctcctagtcaatgccaaaccagcttcactgggagaccaaattctaaaccaagttatgtctttatcatttggttcaatcagttgcaattaattaaccaagtaccatgcaattatacactactgttcaaaagtttggggtcacccagacaattttgtgttttccatgaaaagtcacacttttatttaccaccataagttgtaaaatgaatagaaaaatatagtcaagacattttttttttctggccattttgagcatttaatcgaccccacaaatgtgatgctccagaaactcaatctgctcaaaggaaggtcagttttatagcttctctaaagagctcaactgttttcagctgtgctaacatgattgtacaagggttttctaatcatccattagccttctgaggcaatgagcaaacacattgtaccattagaacactggagtgatagttgttggaaatgggcctctatacacctatggagatattgcaccaaaaaccagacatttgcagctagaatagtcatttaccacattagcaatgtatagagtggatttctgattagtttaaagtgatcttcattgaaaagaacagtgcttttctttcaaaattaaggacatttcaaagtgaccccaaacttttgaatggtagtgtatatttaacaaggaaaacgaagatctatgttataagatgtacacacaagatcatgttggttaagaaaaacaaaactaaaatttggttactgagatggctgatgtcagaatccgatatcattactgtgtaactttgagtgtctttgacataacgtttgtgcttggtaattgctcttgatagctgtgtagtcactgtagtgtgtttgtctgtgtggtgattttggtgaaccattttgcatcacagaatatgccgcagcggtgcagtcgcatggactctggggtctgtgattgtattgcccagaccagttggtctcctagtggaaaatccttaaaaaaaaatgctctgctcaGAATTCTTCCTGGCTCAACCAGACACCCTTCACAAGTTCCTCTATGTAAGCAGTGTAACTGTAGCTGCTTTTATCTCCAGTAGGTTTGCTCTGAACCTCCTCCATCACAGTTTTGACCTGTTGTGTGCTATTTTATTAAAGCCCTGTTTCAGATATGTGGGTTAAACTTGAAATGCTTTATAAAAGTATCATTCTGGACTACGCTCTTATAAACCTGATCGAGACccatgtttggcatgcttgaactggtacaagctgttctgattgctacttgttcttgaaactggagcaggcaggctgttctgattgccactctttttttttttttttttttttttatttaaaaatatttttcattggaTAAAAATACTTGTCAGATGTTACAAATGtaagagatttttaaaaaaagaggAATGATATTTACAGGTATGAAAAATACCTCAAAATCTAAAAAgaagggtagcacggtggtgtagtggttagcgctgtcgcctcacagcaagaaggtcctgggttcgagccccggggccggcgagggcctttctgtgtggagtttgcatgttctccccgtgtccgcgtgggtttcctccgggtgctccggtttcccccacagtccaaagacatgcaggttaggttaactggtgactctaaattgaccgtaggtgtgaatgtgagtgtgaatggttgtctgtgtcagccctgtgatgacctggcgacttgtccagggtgtaccccgcctttcgcccgtagtcagctgggataggctccagcttgcctgcgaccctgtagaaggataaagtggctagagataatgagatgagacgagatctaAAAAGAAAAGAGGGGAAATTAGATCACATGTTTAAATATGAACCTATTGAACTATCCTTAAAATGTACAGTGTTTTTATCTTGATCTTATACAAGTTCTATTTCTAATGCGCTCAGATGATTTAGCAAGGAAGCTATGTAAAGGATGCTCTCTTATTTTATTAAAAAGGCGGCGGTCACACTTCTCCAAAAGCTCCAAGATGTTAAAACTAAATAGTTAAGTTAAAttcttgagatttatctttgctTGCACATTCTGCTCTTTGCTTAATGGTTATGTTGATCAGTAATGTCTTCTTTACATAAGACTGCAATCCTGACaaatgatgtaatggtacataatgtctcttctttcatacagtagtgtagtctaaaccagtgatgtaatgcttataGTGGTGATttttcaaatctgattggttggaagGTGTTGATTTAGGGTTCTGTAATGGTGCCTTTTTTACACAAGTGAGAACTTGTTTCACTGATCTTTTACAACTTTTAAATGGATAATGAGTAGGATGTCATTctttaaatacagtggtgcttgaaagtttgtgaaccctttagaattttctacatttctgcataaatatgacctaaaacatcagattttcacacaagtcctaacagtaaagagaacccagttaaataaatgagatgaaaatattatacttagttacttatttattgaggaaaatgatccaatattacatatgagtggcaaaagtatatgaacctctaggattggcaattaatttgaaggtgaaattagtcgtgttgtcaatcagtgggatgacaatcaggtgtgagtgggcaccctgttttatttaaagaacagggctctatcaaagtctgatcttacatttccacaaatgtgttgtgatcatggcacaaacaaagatttctgaggacctcagaaaaagcgttgctgatgctcatcaggctggaaaaggttacaaaaccatctctaaagagcttggattccaccaatccacagtcagattgtgtacaaatggaggaaattcaagaccattgttaccctccccaggagtggttgaccaacaaagattactccaagaacaaggcgtgtaatagtcagctaggtcacgaaggaccccagggtaacttctaagcaactgaaggcctttctcgcattagctaatgttcatgagtccaccatcaggagaacattgaacaataatggtgtgcatggcagggttgcaaagagaaagccaatgctctccaaaaagaacattgctgctcatctgcagtttgttaaagattatgtggacaagccagaaagctattggaaaaatgttttgtggatggatgagaccaaaattgaactttttgctttaaatgagaagtgttatgtttggagaaaggaaaacactgggcctgttttgctgcatctgggccaggacgacttgccatcattgatggaacaatgaattctgaattataccagcgaattctaaaggaaaatgtcaggacatccgtccatgaactgaatctcaagagaaggtgggtcatgcagtaagacaacgaccctaagcacacaagttgttctaccacagaatggttaaagaagaataaagttaatgttttggaatggccaagtcaaagtcctgaccttaatccagtcgaaatgttgtggaacaacctgaagcgagcagttcatgtgaggaaacccaccaacatcccggaattgaagctgttttgtacggaggaacgggctaaaattcctccaagctggtgtgcaggactgatcaacggttactggaaatgtttagttgtagttattgctgcacaaggggttcacacatctgtgagtggcaagtaTGTAATTTTCCAtaatttctcaataaataaatgaccaagtataatattttctcatttgtttaattgggttccatttatctacttttaggacttgtgtgaaaatctgatttttgGTTATTTaggcagaaaaataaaaaaaattctaaagagttcacaaactttcaagcactactgtaaataaactgtaactgttggtcagttgctgtggtataagaggatttaaacacttcaggatgtggtgTTCTTGGGAAATGGTTAACTTCCTGTTTTAATAGTTACTTGGCTTCAGGTTGGGTTGCATTACACCACCCTGTTGCTTTAATTTCCCCACAAGTGTTTTCTTTACTTATTGGTATGCAGGGACAATGTTACTAGTCGTCGTCCTGTAGGAACTGGTTCAAAATGGTTAatgtttaagttattccatgaaatcaagtcgtaggtCAGCTAGTAGCTGACGAAGCACATAGCACCGaggtgactataagccatgtacaacaagactgagtgaaaataattgttttattctatccacattcaccatttcttaaaatccagtgcatgttttttacaaattcaataaataacttgtctgacaatcatttccacttagaatgtaaacaaaccggtgaaactaaagtagcaatttgtgaaaaaatgcaataattcttggaaaagtgTTCTTACTAACGAATACTTTCACTtcatgtgtggttttttttttttttttcctctctctcgtgGGGGGTGGTTGTTTTtagagtagcttttttttttttttgtcctcggttggttcagcaacacactccgccatcttgtttttctctgctcacagtatatgagctgatagcctagttgtCAAGTAGCCaagcagagcatgtgattgctcatatcccgtCAATGTGAAGAGTAATACTTATGGAGCTTTTCAATCTGCATGAATTGCACAGGAATAAATAACCACTTAGAAATGTAATCGTATTTGGGGTGGCAAGGCTTATTTACCTCATCCTGTTCTATCCCTTTAGCCACACCCAACACCCCTGCTGCACACCCAATCAAACCACAATTGTCCCATATTTTATTATTGGCCTCCCATCTGAGGATATTTAAACTTGTCTCCTCCCACCTGTGATCTCAGGGGACGATGTCAGACAGAAGAGTGGTGGTGTTCATCTCGGCAGCTGAGCTCGGCCCAGCTCTGGCCCATCTCATAGCATCTCGGGCTGAGAAGGCCTTCAGCAGTGGCGCTAGTTCTTTTTCCCTCGGTCTCTCTGGAGGAAGTCTGGTGTCCATCCTGAGTAAGGAGCTGCCTGCGGTGCCGAACCTGGACTGCAGCCGATGGCTGGTGGGCTTCTGTGATGAGCGACTGGTTCCTTTTGATGATCCCGAGAGCACTTATGGGCTTTATAAGGTAAATGGAAGCGTGTGCTGATGTGCAAATGTCCGAGCCTCATGATCGAGGTTCAGATGGGAACTCAGCCTGTTGGTGTTATGAAAATTTAGAATGATGATTCTCATGTTTGCAGATGCATTCTGTACATACGGTTGAGagcaaaagtttgtatacccttAAGATAATGATGCtctttatttattaataaataacAAAATGGTAATCTTTTACAAGATATTAATGAAAGATCAAATTGAAAACAGTATTGTGTATTGAATAAAAATAATTGCTATAAATATGTACACCCACTCTTTGCCATGTGGAATATTTATGTTGCACATATGATGGTGGTATTTAATGATTAATCACAGCACAAATATTTTCTGATTCTGTATTTAAGAATTGTGACAAGCCTGGTGGAGGCAAAGTGTCCTCACTAATCCATCCATGACTTCTTTATTTTTAGAGCCAATTGTTCTCAAAGATTAATATTCCAGATGACAGGGTTTTGGCGATCGAGCCGTCTTTACCGGTGCAGGAGTGTGCAGAGGATTACGCCAGAAAGCTGAGTAAGGTACATCGGTTACAATGCACATTtccaacatgttttcttaagttcAGCCAAATTTGTCAGTCTGATTGACTTCATGTCTCTGTAGGCATTCAAGACAGACCAAACCCCGGTGTTTGACATGTTGTTGCTTGGTATGGGGCCTGACGGACACACATGCTCTCTCTTCCCAGACCACCCGTTATTACAGGTGAGACCTGAATGCTAACACATTTGAGTCTTCTCATGGCTCTGTGAGGCCCTGGATGAGATCTTGAGCAGAATTCTCTTAACTTTCCACTGTAAATTGCCCTCCATCATACAAAATCTATCTGTCCTGATGTAAAATCCCTACAGAACCAGGACATGCAGCAGCATTATTATGTATAAATGTGCAGGTGATTTTTATAGGAAATAACACTCGTTGATTGGTGGAGAAATTGGGACCATTTCTCGATAATCGCCTTGAGTGAGActtcaaaatggtggccaattgctttgtgaccataagtgaggaagaatttgcAGTTTAGGAACAGTGCACTCTTTTTCATAAAGCACTAAAGAGGCTACGAAGTTTGGTTTAAAACTACTCAAAGGTAAGGTTGAATTGTGattttttatcgatttcaaagtaAAGTAttttgtgagtcggcatagaaaaGTGACAAGTTTGCTCCATGCTGTTATTACATTTACCTTAAGTCTCTCCGTGACATAAGTTGCATAAGGTGTCCACGCTGGCTGACCAACCCcgttttattacatttgcataccacttttgaagattgaaaaatttaatttacttttttttgctaaaacaattatccacctcagactCGGTGAATAATTAGTTTGCAAGCCAGCTAACTGCAACCAATCAGCATGAGCTACCGGTAACATTAGTGTTGGCTTACAACAGAGCCTACTACAGCTTGGCCAAAGAACTCAAGCCACCACACAATAACAATAAGGTTAATAAAATGTTACCGTTgtatttacaggatgtcttttatGAAAGAAACAGTTTGAACCAACATCATGCGTCTGAGTACGTAAGCATTAAGTTACACAATGTTAGCAAACCAGGATGGGGGAACTTTACATGCTATCTCGGACACTGCTGTATTAAGATAACAGGAGTTAACGTTTAAAGAATCCAATGTTTATTGGAttctacttttataatgtgctctGGTAGTCCATCTAAACCCCACAGTCTGTTTTACATTGCTCCTGAAGTGCACATTGTTGAGTACAGCAGGTACAATAGCAAGAAAACTTCAAAAGATGTGAGTCTGGGACTGATTCAGTATTATGATTTTTATTATGCTGGTTATTGGAGATGACGCTGATCCAAAGACTGGTATCAGGCTGATGCCAGACAAAAGCGGTGACTTGAATGTTAGTGAAAAAAAGAATCTGATCttgtttttaaaacaaaaaaaggaaaagattgGTGTTGGatttggaaaatttttttttttttaattaaaatttactTTTTAGTATGCATTTGCCATGAAAGTGACTTA
Proteins encoded in this region:
- the pgls gene encoding 6-phosphogluconolactonase encodes the protein MSDRRVVVFISAAELGPALAHLIASRAEKAFSSGASSFSLGLSGGSLVSILSKELPAVPNLDCSRWLVGFCDERLVPFDDPESTYGLYKSQLFSKINIPDDRVLAIEPSLPVQECAEDYARKLSKAFKTDQTPVFDMLLLGMGPDGHTCSLFPDHPLLQEKQKTVAPISDSPKPPPQRVTLTLPVVNAARCVVFVSTGGSKAPVLKQVLEGGDGPVLPAALVAPTQGELFWLVDEPAAASLTLDVERPGPDAKL